A window of the Oscillospiraceae bacterium genome harbors these coding sequences:
- the araB gene encoding ribulokinase — MSKYVVGVDYGTLSGRALVADAKTGKEIASAVYEYPHAVMDTALPDGTPLEPDWALEDAQDYLDVLSHAVPEAIKKAGVSPDDIIGIGTDFTACTVLPVLKDGTPLSFLPEYKNRPHAYVKLWKHHAAQDKANQLNKIAEERNEPWLKNYGGKISSEWTVPKIWQILDEDPEIYNRMDRFIEAADWIVWQLCGKEVRNSCTAGYKEIWNKKTGYPSEDFFAALDPRLRHVVDDKLSRDITPLGRRAGVITEKAARLTGLRPGTAVSVGNVDAHVCVPAVGIDGPGKMLAIMGTSTCHIMMGEEERQVPGMCGVVEDGVMPGYFGYEAGQSCVGDHFAWFIDNCLPKSCYEEAEKEGKEIHQYLAAKASAEKPGESGLVALDWWNGNRSILVNVDLTGMMLGMTLQTKPWEIYRALIEATAYGTRMIIENYRKHGVPVNEFFASGGISQKDPMTMQIYADVIGMPIKIAASKQGPALGSAIFASVAAGTEKGGYDSIYDAARAMGRIKDKIYQPIPENCAVYNKLFAEYSTLHDYFGRGTNDVMKRLKDIRAEALREDEKNMA; from the coding sequence ATGAGCAAATATGTAGTTGGTGTGGACTACGGAACGCTTTCCGGGCGGGCACTGGTGGCGGATGCGAAAACCGGAAAAGAGATTGCCTCGGCGGTCTATGAATATCCGCACGCGGTCATGGATACCGCCCTGCCAGATGGAACACCTTTGGAACCCGACTGGGCACTGGAGGATGCACAGGATTATTTGGACGTGCTGAGTCACGCGGTACCTGAGGCTATAAAAAAGGCAGGAGTTTCCCCAGATGACATCATTGGCATTGGCACGGACTTTACAGCCTGCACGGTCCTGCCTGTTTTAAAGGACGGCACACCGCTCAGCTTTCTTCCAGAGTACAAAAACCGTCCGCATGCGTACGTGAAACTGTGGAAGCACCACGCAGCACAGGACAAAGCAAACCAGCTCAACAAAATTGCCGAAGAGAGAAATGAGCCGTGGCTTAAAAATTACGGCGGCAAAATTTCTTCTGAATGGACAGTCCCTAAGATTTGGCAGATTCTCGACGAGGATCCGGAAATTTATAACCGTATGGACCGCTTTATTGAAGCAGCTGACTGGATTGTATGGCAGCTGTGTGGCAAAGAAGTGCGCAACTCCTGCACAGCGGGCTACAAGGAAATATGGAATAAGAAAACCGGCTATCCGTCAGAGGATTTCTTTGCTGCGCTTGACCCGCGGCTGCGCCACGTAGTCGACGACAAGCTTTCGCGGGATATCACACCGCTTGGCCGCCGCGCGGGGGTCATTACCGAAAAGGCAGCAAGGCTGACAGGCCTGCGCCCGGGTACGGCTGTCTCTGTTGGCAATGTAGATGCACATGTCTGTGTGCCAGCGGTTGGCATTGACGGCCCCGGCAAGATGCTTGCCATTATGGGAACTTCCACTTGCCATATTATGATGGGCGAAGAAGAGCGCCAGGTTCCCGGTATGTGCGGCGTCGTAGAAGACGGCGTTATGCCAGGCTACTTTGGCTATGAAGCGGGCCAGTCCTGTGTTGGCGACCATTTTGCATGGTTCATTGACAACTGCCTGCCGAAGTCCTGTTATGAGGAAGCAGAAAAAGAGGGCAAAGAGATTCACCAGTACCTTGCCGCGAAAGCTTCTGCGGAAAAGCCCGGTGAAAGCGGCCTGGTGGCTTTGGATTGGTGGAATGGCAACCGCAGTATCCTGGTCAATGTTGACTTGACAGGTATGATGCTTGGTATGACACTGCAGACAAAGCCGTGGGAAATTTACCGTGCACTGATTGAGGCGACCGCCTATGGCACGCGCATGATTATTGAAAATTACCGGAAACACGGTGTTCCGGTCAATGAGTTCTTTGCTTCCGGCGGCATTTCTCAGAAAGACCCGATGACCATGCAGATTTATGCAGATGTCATTGGCATGCCGATTAAGATTGCCGCTTCCAAACAGGGGCCGGCACTTGGTTCTGCTATCTTTGCTTCTGTTGCGGCGGGCACCGAAAAGGGCGGCTATGATTCTATTTACGATGCTGCCCGTGCAATGGGTCGTATCAAAGACAAAATTTATCAGCCGATTCCGGAAAACTGCGCAGTCTATAACAAGCTTTTTGCAGAGTACAGTACCTTGCACGATTACTTTGGCCGCGGAACAAATGACGTGATGAAGCGGCTGAAAGACATTCGCGCAGAAGCCCTGCGCGAAGACGAAAAGAATATGGCATAA
- a CDS encoding GntR family transcriptional regulator gives MTKKYTDIAADLRSRIKGGAYSETRKLPTEHALAEQYGANRQTIRHALAVLTEEGLIETKQGSGSYLSAPLPEQGHSIAILASYINDYIFPAILQDAQRVFSESGYATLLYCTGNEVSRERDILLHILDNPVCGILAEGTKTALPNPNLDLYQRIHSLGIPIVFLHGAYPQIKDSICISDDDFGGGYLLTKYLLQKGHKNIAGIFKSDDIQGLNRYNGYLSAFRDRGLPLPDSNILWFSTKDKSRLLKDHDLSVIGPFVNAILHRCTAVVCYNDEIAFSLISLLQKQKIKIPQEMAVVSFDDSYYSELSPVRITSLAHGTHHIGRLAAKALIDTMKGTPAKSLAVSWKLIEKESC, from the coding sequence ATGACCAAAAAATATACAGATATCGCCGCCGACCTGCGCAGCAGAATCAAAGGCGGCGCTTACAGCGAAACTCGAAAGCTGCCGACAGAGCACGCCTTGGCAGAGCAGTACGGCGCCAACCGGCAGACCATCCGCCACGCGCTGGCTGTCCTGACAGAAGAGGGCTTAATCGAAACAAAGCAGGGCAGCGGCTCTTATCTTTCCGCACCGCTGCCGGAGCAGGGCCACAGCATTGCGATACTGGCGTCTTACATCAACGACTACATTTTCCCGGCAATTCTGCAGGACGCACAGCGTGTCTTTTCAGAAAGCGGCTATGCAACCCTGCTGTACTGCACCGGCAACGAAGTCAGCCGTGAACGCGACATTCTGCTGCATATTCTCGACAATCCCGTCTGCGGCATCTTGGCAGAGGGCACAAAGACCGCGCTGCCAAACCCAAACCTCGATTTGTACCAACGCATTCATTCACTTGGCATTCCCATTGTATTTCTGCACGGCGCCTACCCACAGATTAAAGACAGTATCTGCATCTCTGACGATGACTTTGGGGGCGGCTACCTGCTGACAAAGTATCTGCTGCAGAAAGGGCACAAAAATATCGCCGGCATTTTTAAAAGCGACGATATTCAGGGGCTCAATCGATACAACGGCTATCTTTCTGCTTTTCGAGACAGAGGCCTGCCCCTGCCGGACTCTAACATCCTTTGGTTTTCTACCAAAGACAAAAGCCGCCTTCTGAAAGACCACGACCTGTCAGTAATCGGGCCCTTTGTCAATGCTATACTGCACCGGTGCACCGCCGTAGTCTGTTACAATGATGAAATTGCCTTTTCCTTAATCTCCCTTCTGCAGAAACAGAAAATAAAAATTCCACAGGAAATGGCCGTTGTCAGCTTTGATGACAGCTACTACAGCGAACTCTCCCCTGTGCGTATCACTTCTTTGGCACACGGCACCCACCATATCGGCAGGCTGGCCGCCAAGGCTCTGATTGACACCATGAAAGGAACCCCGGCAAAGTCCCTCGCGGTTTCCTGGAAACTGATTGAAAAAGAAAGCTGCTAA
- a CDS encoding alpha-N-arabinofuranosidase, producing MSTLVINTADRKSKINKNIYGQFSEHLGHCIYDGLYVGPQSKIPNVNGVRRDVIDALRKIHVPVLRWPGGCFAEEYHWKDGIGPKETRRKMVNTNWGGVTEDNSFGTHEFLDFCDEVGCEPYINGNVGSGTVQELSEWVEYLNFDGISPMTELRKKNGRTDPWGVRYFCFGNENWGNGGHMRPEYYADLYRRYTAFAHDFGSNKLFRIACGPNVDDYNWMDKVMKSAAPFLDAISLHYYTIPGEWEHKGSALLFDEAEYYETIQKALHMEDLIRNHTEIMNRYDPEHRVGLVVDEWGTWFDVEPGTNPGFLYQQNTMRDALVAAVTLNIFNQHSDRVVMANIAQMVNVLQAVLLTKGSQIILTPTYHVFDLYQAHQNATLVGSFVQADSVGSEKDKVPQISVSASEDGKGTLHITAANVSCTNADEIKCRILSKPFQHVKARILSGEMHRHNTFEEPDAVQPADFSEIQVNGDTLSFSMPRCSVIELTVD from the coding sequence ATGAGTACTCTTGTAATTAACACTGCAGACCGAAAATCAAAAATCAACAAAAACATTTACGGGCAGTTTTCTGAGCACTTGGGACACTGCATTTATGACGGCCTGTATGTCGGGCCGCAGTCTAAAATTCCGAATGTAAACGGTGTGCGCAGAGATGTGATTGACGCCCTGCGGAAAATCCATGTGCCGGTTCTGCGCTGGCCCGGTGGCTGCTTCGCGGAAGAATATCACTGGAAAGACGGCATAGGCCCCAAAGAAACCCGGCGCAAAATGGTAAATACCAACTGGGGAGGCGTGACTGAGGACAACTCTTTCGGCACGCATGAGTTTCTCGATTTCTGCGATGAAGTTGGGTGCGAACCGTATATCAACGGCAACGTTGGTTCCGGCACGGTACAGGAGCTGAGCGAGTGGGTGGAATACCTGAATTTTGACGGCATTTCCCCTATGACTGAGCTGCGCAAAAAGAACGGCCGCACCGACCCCTGGGGTGTGCGATACTTCTGCTTCGGCAATGAAAACTGGGGCAATGGCGGCCACATGCGCCCTGAGTACTATGCGGACCTTTACCGCAGATACACCGCTTTTGCACATGATTTCGGCAGCAATAAGCTGTTTCGCATTGCCTGCGGCCCGAATGTAGACGACTATAACTGGATGGACAAAGTTATGAAGAGTGCAGCGCCATTTTTAGACGCCATTTCTCTTCACTACTACACCATTCCCGGGGAGTGGGAGCACAAAGGCTCTGCTCTGCTCTTTGATGAAGCCGAGTACTACGAAACGATTCAAAAAGCCCTGCATATGGAAGATTTAATCCGCAACCATACGGAAATCATGAACCGCTACGACCCGGAGCACCGTGTCGGTCTGGTGGTTGATGAGTGGGGCACATGGTTTGATGTGGAGCCGGGGACCAATCCAGGGTTCCTTTATCAGCAGAACACAATGCGCGATGCACTGGTTGCCGCTGTCACGCTCAATATTTTCAATCAGCACAGCGACCGTGTGGTTATGGCAAATATTGCGCAGATGGTCAATGTACTGCAGGCAGTTCTGCTGACCAAGGGCAGTCAGATAATTTTGACACCTACTTATCATGTTTTCGATTTGTATCAGGCACATCAAAATGCCACTTTGGTGGGCTCTTTTGTACAGGCAGACAGCGTGGGCAGTGAAAAGGACAAGGTCCCGCAAATCAGCGTTTCCGCTTCTGAAGATGGAAAGGGCACGCTGCACATTACGGCGGCCAATGTTTCCTGCACAAATGCAGATGAAATCAAGTGCAGAATTCTCTCTAAGCCGTTCCAGCATGTCAAGGCCAGAATCCTTTCGGGTGAGATGCACCGGCACAACACATTTGAAGAACCCGATGCGGTGCAGCCGGCTGATTTCTCAGAGATTCAGGTGAACGGGGATACACTTTCCTTTAGCATGCCCCGCTGCAGTGTCATAGAGTTGACAGTAGACTAA
- a CDS encoding helix-turn-helix domain-containing protein, with amino-acid sequence MREYLNKEDTVSFCKALSSELRVDMLQCIYKNKGISLNDLAVAMGVTRAAITQNMKILSKADLVEVKQVHGQKEARKVCYLKENNFSISLGEHFDSDNIYFAEMPIGQFTSYKVQPTCGIATASKMIGVLDDPRYFDDPERVKASILWLNSGYVEYRLPNYLQDGQYPTEIQMSMEISSEAPGYCNNWPSDISFYLNDTLLGSWTSPGDFGDIRGLYTPDWWAPNLNQYGLLILLTVNRMGSFVDGIMISPVTLQSLGLNKNSEFRFRIAAPSNAVHAGGMTLFGHGFGNYNQDIKLHVIYDTVPPAKEEEAAVERKQK; translated from the coding sequence ATGCGTGAGTATCTAAATAAAGAGGACACGGTTTCCTTTTGTAAAGCGCTTAGTTCAGAGCTGCGGGTCGATATGCTGCAGTGTATTTACAAAAACAAGGGGATCAGCCTGAATGATTTAGCCGTGGCAATGGGAGTAACCCGCGCGGCGATTACACAGAATATGAAGATCCTCTCTAAAGCGGATTTGGTAGAAGTAAAGCAGGTCCATGGGCAGAAAGAGGCCCGCAAAGTCTGCTACCTGAAAGAAAATAATTTTTCCATTTCGCTTGGGGAACACTTTGACTCTGACAATATTTATTTTGCAGAAATGCCGATCGGCCAGTTTACTTCTTATAAAGTACAGCCGACCTGCGGAATTGCAACTGCCTCAAAGATGATTGGCGTACTGGACGACCCGCGTTACTTCGACGACCCAGAAAGAGTAAAGGCAAGTATTCTTTGGCTCAATTCGGGGTATGTTGAGTATCGTCTGCCCAATTATCTGCAGGACGGGCAATACCCTACAGAGATTCAGATGTCGATGGAAATCAGTTCAGAGGCGCCCGGCTACTGCAACAATTGGCCTAGTGATATCAGTTTTTACTTAAATGATACCCTGCTTGGCAGCTGGACCAGTCCTGGCGATTTTGGCGATATCCGCGGACTTTATACACCGGACTGGTGGGCGCCAAACCTCAACCAGTACGGGCTGCTGATTCTGCTGACGGTAAACCGCATGGGTTCTTTTGTCGATGGCATTATGATATCGCCCGTTACGCTGCAGAGCCTTGGGCTGAATAAAAACAGCGAGTTTCGCTTCCGTATTGCGGCTCCTTCCAATGCTGTTCACGCCGGCGGCATGACTCTGTTTGGCCACGGTTTTGGCAACTACAATCAGGATATTAAGCTTCATGTGATTTATGATACGGTTCCTCCTGCAAAAGAAGAGGAGGCCGCTGTCGAAAGGAAACAAAAGTAA
- a CDS encoding alpha-N-arabinofuranosidase, protein MKNAKLHIEKDFRIADVDDRLFSSFLEHLGRAIYGGIYEPGHPEADEQGFRKDVLQLVRELGVSNIRYPGGNFLSGYDWKDGIGPRGDRPRRLDLAWHTVESNQFGIDEFYDWSKKAGTQIMGAVNMGTGTPKDAGQLVEYCNYPGGTYWSDLRAQNGHKDPLDIKLWCIGNEMDGEWQICHLDADDYGKKAVEAAKIMKWIDPELQLVACGSASTLQKTYPEWDRKVMEYTYDYVDYLSLHRYYENEGSDFDFLASFVDMDKFIHTLEGTADYVRALKRGSKDICFSFDEWNVWYQKKQEPHPWQEAPHILEDHYSLLDALVFSGLSMTLLNHADRVKIACLAQLVNVIAPIFTKKGGAAIRQSIFYPFMFMSRYGRGTVLKPVVSVPCEESKYGDTPLLQQSVVYQEAEKRVTVFALNIASDELKLDINLRSFGKVEMKQHYCMQGSLGAVNTFENPEAVKPVSVPVSGEKAESFSAVLPAQSYHVFCFQVN, encoded by the coding sequence ATGAAAAATGCAAAATTGCACATCGAAAAAGATTTTCGTATAGCAGATGTAGACGACCGCCTGTTTAGTTCCTTTTTAGAGCATTTGGGCAGAGCTATTTACGGCGGCATTTATGAGCCGGGTCACCCTGAGGCCGACGAACAGGGCTTTAGGAAAGACGTTCTGCAGCTGGTCCGCGAGCTTGGTGTTTCTAATATTCGCTATCCCGGCGGCAACTTCCTTTCGGGGTATGACTGGAAAGACGGAATTGGCCCCCGCGGCGACCGCCCCAGAAGACTGGACCTTGCCTGGCACACAGTTGAGAGCAACCAGTTCGGAATCGATGAGTTTTACGATTGGTCTAAAAAAGCCGGTACACAGATTATGGGCGCCGTCAATATGGGCACGGGTACCCCCAAAGACGCCGGCCAGCTGGTGGAGTACTGCAACTATCCGGGCGGAACCTACTGGAGTGACCTGCGCGCACAGAACGGACACAAAGATCCGCTGGATATTAAACTGTGGTGCATTGGCAATGAAATGGACGGAGAGTGGCAGATTTGCCACTTGGATGCAGACGACTATGGCAAAAAAGCTGTAGAAGCAGCCAAAATCATGAAGTGGATTGATCCGGAATTACAGCTGGTTGCCTGCGGCAGTGCATCGACTTTGCAGAAAACCTACCCCGAGTGGGACAGAAAAGTCATGGAGTACACCTATGACTATGTCGATTATCTTTCTCTGCACCGCTACTATGAAAACGAAGGCAGTGACTTTGATTTTCTGGCGTCTTTTGTAGATATGGATAAATTTATTCATACCCTGGAGGGCACAGCCGATTATGTGCGGGCACTGAAGCGGGGCAGTAAAGACATCTGTTTCTCGTTTGATGAGTGGAATGTTTGGTACCAGAAAAAGCAGGAGCCGCATCCGTGGCAGGAAGCACCGCATATTTTGGAGGATCACTATTCTCTGCTGGATGCACTTGTCTTTTCTGGCTTGAGCATGACTCTGCTCAACCATGCGGACCGTGTAAAGATTGCGTGTCTTGCGCAGTTGGTCAATGTCATTGCGCCAATCTTTACGAAAAAGGGCGGTGCGGCAATTCGGCAAAGCATTTTCTATCCCTTTATGTTTATGTCCAGATATGGCCGCGGGACAGTGCTGAAGCCGGTTGTGTCGGTTCCGTGTGAAGAAAGCAAGTACGGCGATACGCCGCTTTTGCAGCAGAGTGTTGTGTACCAGGAAGCAGAGAAGCGTGTCACAGTTTTTGCGCTGAATATTGCTTCTGATGAACTTAAGCTAGATATAAATCTGCGTTCCTTTGGAAAAGTAGAAATGAAGCAGCACTACTGCATGCAGGGAAGCCTGGGCGCGGTCAATACCTTTGAAAACCCAGAGGCGGTAAAGCCGGTGTCCGTGCCGGTTTCCGGCGAAAAGGCAGAGAGCTTTTCTGCTGTGCTGCCGGCGCAGTCTTACCATGTTTTTTGCTTCCAGGTTAATTAA
- a CDS encoding carbohydrate ABC transporter permease yields MAKTEKVTPVTEAPKKQKHPVHRVVCGVCIFLVFLIQAVFTLGPLIAALISSFRPGQLLMRYGLNFSADFTNMSFNNYIELFTGGSAYFTWFTNSLMLTAITVVLTLFICYFVAYGLSMYDFKGRNLLFFLVIATMMVPFEILMLPLYKEIIGMNLIDNAMGVILPGVCGASTIFFFRQYMIGLPRDLLDAARIDGCTEYGISVKIMMPITKPAFASMAILCTMGSWNNVLWPMLVFRSADKFTLPIGLNTLLTPYGNNYDMLIAGSIFSIIPLFIIFLIFQKFLIQGMTAGAVKG; encoded by the coding sequence ATGGCAAAAACAGAAAAAGTGACTCCCGTAACCGAAGCACCTAAAAAACAGAAGCACCCTGTACATAGAGTGGTCTGCGGCGTTTGTATCTTCCTCGTTTTCCTCATTCAGGCAGTTTTTACCCTTGGGCCGCTGATTGCCGCTCTGATTTCGTCTTTCCGCCCTGGCCAGCTGCTGATGCGCTATGGCCTGAATTTCAGTGCGGATTTTACCAACATGTCTTTTAACAACTACATCGAATTGTTTACCGGCGGCAGTGCTTATTTCACATGGTTTACGAACAGCTTGATGCTGACAGCAATCACTGTTGTCCTTACGCTTTTCATCTGCTACTTTGTTGCCTACGGTCTGTCTATGTATGACTTCAAGGGTAGAAACCTGCTGTTCTTTTTGGTCATTGCAACCATGATGGTCCCGTTTGAAATTCTGATGCTTCCACTGTACAAAGAGATTATCGGCATGAATTTAATCGACAACGCAATGGGTGTGATCCTGCCCGGTGTCTGCGGTGCATCGACAATCTTCTTTTTCCGGCAGTACATGATTGGCCTGCCGCGAGACCTGCTGGACGCAGCCCGTATTGATGGCTGCACCGAGTACGGCATCAGCGTAAAAATTATGATGCCGATTACAAAGCCTGCATTTGCCTCTATGGCAATCCTGTGCACCATGGGTTCCTGGAACAACGTGCTGTGGCCAATGCTGGTTTTCCGCAGCGCCGACAAATTCACGCTTCCTATCGGCTTGAATACACTGCTTACGCCGTACGGAAACAACTATGATATGCTAATCGCCGGCTCTATCTTCTCCATTATCCCGCTGTTCATCATCTTCCTTATCTTCCAGAAGTTCCTCATCCAGGGAATGACAGCAGGCGCTGTAAAAGGCTAA
- a CDS encoding sugar ABC transporter permease: protein MSFQNIQPGSTTFVGLHNYQKLLSDKTFQLAIFHSFRYMLWTLILLIPLPMIFAVMLNSKFAKCKTVFKSIMYLPALTSVVVAGIIFRLLFSENEEAGMNQILTFFGGQATAWLKNDSTGLFALLLLACWRWMGVNMLYFIAGLNAIDESLYEAASIDGANAWQKFIYITFPLLKPTTVYVITISIYAGLSMFMESMMLWSGNSSPQDIGLTIVGYLYRRGIEKNQFGYASAVGLVLLVIALIINTIQLVLSGTFKKESD, encoded by the coding sequence ATGAGTTTCCAAAACATTCAGCCGGGCAGCACAACCTTTGTTGGCCTGCACAACTACCAGAAGCTGCTGTCAGATAAAACTTTCCAGCTGGCTATTTTCCACAGCTTTCGCTACATGCTGTGGACCCTCATCTTGCTGATTCCGCTGCCCATGATTTTCGCTGTCATGCTCAACAGCAAATTTGCAAAATGCAAAACTGTGTTTAAGTCCATCATGTATCTGCCGGCACTGACCAGTGTCGTGGTTGCTGGCATCATTTTCCGCCTGCTGTTTTCTGAAAACGAAGAAGCCGGCATGAACCAGATCCTTACTTTCTTTGGCGGGCAGGCGACCGCTTGGCTAAAGAATGATTCGACGGGCCTGTTTGCACTGCTGCTGCTGGCGTGTTGGCGCTGGATGGGCGTAAACATGCTGTACTTTATCGCCGGCCTCAATGCCATTGATGAGTCCCTTTACGAGGCGGCAAGCATTGACGGTGCAAACGCATGGCAGAAGTTCATCTATATTACCTTCCCGCTTTTAAAGCCGACCACTGTTTATGTTATTACCATCAGCATTTACGCCGGCCTCTCCATGTTTATGGAAAGCATGATGTTGTGGTCTGGCAATAGTTCTCCGCAGGATATTGGCCTGACAATCGTCGGGTACTTGTACAGAAGAGGTATTGAAAAGAACCAGTTCGGGTATGCTTCTGCTGTTGGTTTGGTGTTGCTGGTTATTGCACTGATTATCAATACCATACAGCTGGTGCTCAGCGGTACTTTCAAGAAGGAGAGTGACTGA
- a CDS encoding extracellular solute-binding protein: MRKRNRMVSLLLAAAMVVGSCAGCGTSSSASGTSAASKAASSKTATSSKAPVVKTVGPSSGTHFEMWDFVDVHSQFYAEMVNEWNKLHPDKQINVTFTTYPYADMHNKLKMAVQTGTGAPDMCDIEIGQFPVYLSGTVPFREMNDVIAQYKSSIVQSRLSIYSKDGKNYGIPTHVGATVMYYNTEILSKYGVDYTKIKTWDDYTAAAKKVKAGSNGKVTMTDVDTGGTDWLSLSLAENKTDYTDASGKANVNVSAIKDMLTMQKQWKKDGLAADSPGGQLDTEEGYAAVGDGKVASFPKALWYMSRFLNYLPDQSGKWAIAPCPVYKEGQPRSVGIGGTGTVVMKTSKNADLAAQWLAWAKLSKEGTTQIWKILGFDPTNMSLWTDKTITQDKTNKYIKYFKTNPFDVLNEIKDEIGAIKSVSITPTVNEQLNTNVLPGVFDNNKDIDSALKDAQSAIEQEES; encoded by the coding sequence ATGAGAAAAAGGAATCGCATGGTCAGCCTGCTGTTGGCAGCGGCCATGGTAGTCGGCAGCTGCGCCGGCTGCGGTACGTCAAGCTCTGCAAGCGGCACCTCTGCTGCCAGCAAAGCTGCTTCATCCAAGACGGCGACTTCTTCAAAAGCGCCGGTTGTCAAGACCGTTGGCCCCTCCAGCGGCACCCACTTTGAGATGTGGGACTTCGTCGATGTACACAGTCAGTTCTATGCAGAGATGGTCAACGAATGGAACAAGCTGCATCCCGACAAACAGATCAATGTCACCTTTACCACCTACCCTTACGCAGATATGCACAATAAACTGAAGATGGCTGTACAGACAGGTACAGGCGCACCGGATATGTGCGATATCGAAATTGGCCAGTTCCCGGTTTATCTGAGCGGCACCGTTCCTTTCCGCGAGATGAACGACGTGATTGCCCAGTATAAGTCCAGCATTGTGCAGTCCCGCTTGAGCATCTATTCTAAGGATGGAAAGAACTACGGTATTCCGACCCACGTTGGTGCAACAGTTATGTACTACAACACCGAAATCCTTAGCAAGTACGGTGTTGACTACACGAAGATTAAGACATGGGATGACTACACCGCAGCCGCTAAGAAAGTAAAGGCCGGCTCTAACGGCAAAGTAACCATGACAGATGTAGATACCGGCGGAACCGATTGGCTATCTTTGAGCCTTGCTGAAAACAAGACCGACTACACAGATGCAAGCGGCAAAGCAAACGTCAATGTTTCCGCAATCAAAGATATGCTGACTATGCAGAAACAGTGGAAGAAAGACGGACTTGCTGCTGACTCTCCCGGCGGCCAGCTGGATACAGAAGAAGGTTACGCAGCTGTCGGCGATGGCAAAGTTGCGTCTTTCCCGAAAGCACTGTGGTACATGTCCCGTTTCCTGAACTACCTGCCTGATCAGTCCGGTAAATGGGCTATCGCACCGTGCCCTGTCTACAAAGAGGGTCAGCCCCGCTCCGTAGGTATCGGCGGCACCGGCACAGTTGTTATGAAAACTTCTAAGAATGCAGACCTTGCTGCACAGTGGCTTGCTTGGGCGAAACTGAGCAAAGAAGGCACCACACAGATCTGGAAGATCCTCGGCTTTGACCCAACCAACATGAGCCTGTGGACCGACAAGACCATTACACAAGATAAGACCAACAAATACATCAAATACTTCAAGACCAACCCCTTTGATGTTTTGAATGAAATCAAAGATGAAATCGGCGCAATCAAGTCCGTTTCCATTACACCTACTGTCAATGAGCAGCTGAACACCAATGTTCTGCCGGGCGTATTTGACAATAACAAGGACATTGATTCTGCACTGAAAGATGCCCAAAGTGCGATTGAGCAGGAAGAATCGTAA
- a CDS encoding sortase — MVLGAVLVIASLTLLLYNRIQDEQAGKTSSDVAASIIQQFPEPSQGEIDYTGKGIAESSLLTMEVKGQSYIGIIKIPSLGLSLPVQNSWNYPSLRISPCRYTGSAEAGTLIVAGHNYQRHFGRLHELSIGDTVTFADISNHVYNYKVSGIETISTANVQQMLAGNWDLTLFTCTIGGKQRVTVRCTLQQ; from the coding sequence ATGGTGTTGGGAGCAGTTCTGGTTATTGCCTCGTTAACTTTGCTTCTCTATAATCGAATACAGGATGAGCAGGCGGGTAAGACTAGTAGTGATGTGGCTGCTTCTATTATCCAGCAGTTTCCTGAACCATCACAAGGAGAGATTGATTATACCGGGAAAGGGATTGCCGAGAGTAGTCTGCTGACGATGGAAGTAAAGGGCCAATCTTATATTGGCATTATAAAAATACCATCACTTGGTTTATCTCTCCCTGTGCAGAACAGTTGGAATTATCCGTCTCTGCGAATTTCTCCCTGCCGTTATACTGGTTCTGCAGAAGCTGGTACGCTGATTGTAGCGGGACACAACTATCAACGGCATTTTGGCAGGCTTCATGAGCTTTCCATTGGTGATACCGTTACGTTTGCGGATATCAGTAATCATGTGTACAACTACAAAGTATCAGGAATAGAGACAATTTCGACGGCTAATGTGCAACAGATGCTCGCGGGAAATTGGGATCTCACTCTTTTTACCTGTACTATTGGTGGTAAGCAGCGCGTAACTGTGCGTTGCACGTTGCAGCAGTAA